The Maridesulfovibrio sp. genomic sequence TTCAATACCGATGGGAATGTTCAGTATAAAAATATCAAGATTTACCCTTTGCTGGGTAGCGAAGACGGGCGTGGGGCAGTTGTCCTGATTGATGATGTCACCATGAAGTCGCGTCTTGAAGATATGATGATCCAGACCGAGAAAATGATGTCTGTCGGTGGGCTTGCCGCCGGAATGGCCCATGAAATCAATAATCCGCTGGGGGCGGTGCTTTCCGGTGTTCAGGGAACCGAACGAAGATTGTCTCCGTCTTTGAGGAAGAATGTGGAAGTAGCCGCTGAGCTGGGGCTGGATTTGAACAAGGTCCATCAATACATGGATAAACGGGGAATTCTCGGATACCTGCGTGGTATCAGTGATGCAGGCCGCAGAGCCGCAGCCATAGTTCGCAACATGCTTGAATTCAGCCGCAAGAGTGAATCTTCACGAACACAGGTTCAAGTGAGAGGAATACTCGAAAAGGCACTGAGTCTTGCTGAAAACGATTATGACCTTAAGAAAAAATATGATTTCAAGGTAATTGAAATACAGCGCGACTATGAACAGGGCCTGCCTCCGGTGAGTATCACTGAAACCGAGATAGAGCAGGTTTTTCTTAATCTTTTCAAAAATGCGGCTCAGGCCATGTCTGGAAAGGAATATGGTGAAGAGCGTCCGACCGTGACTTTGCGGACCCGCAGGGACGGAGATTTTGTGCGTATTGAGGTGGAGGATAATGGTCCGGGTATGGATGAAGATGTCCGTAAGCGGGTTTTTGAGCCTTTCTACACCACCAAGCGGGTCGGTCTGGGGACCGGGCTGGGGCTGTCTGTTTCGTATTTTATAATTACCCGTAACCATGAAGGTGAATTTCTTGTTGAGTCTGAAAATGGTAAGGGGTCGAAGTTCATTATTCGGTTGCCTGCGCAAACCCGGACAGAAAAAAAGATGTAACTGTTGTTTTTTATAAGCAGCAGCTTTTACGCGTGGGAGCTTTTCAGCAAGCCGGTCCTTTTGTATGAATTGTATTTCAGGAAATTGTTAAAGCAGCCCTTGGTTTTTTGTTTGAGTTGATATAATCATTCACATGTGACATAATAGATGTTTTGCCTTTCTGGAGGACTTTGATATGTCATTGTGGATTTGAAAAAGAGATAGCTTCTATTGAAATAATTAATTCGAAGGTCGTTCTTCTTAGGGAGAACGGCCCTTTTTTGTGATTTTGCAGTTTGGTAGATCGTTTCGGTAGTAAACAAATGATGATATTTTTTAAAAAAAAGGTTTCAGCATGGTTGTGAGTTGTAAGAATACTTAAAGTTATAAGGTGCTTTTCAAAAGGTATTAGTTGTTTATTTACTGTTGTATGTGGTGATATGTTTTATAAAATTAAGCAGTGTGTTTCATCATTTGTGTTTTATACAATCAGTATTGTTTAGACTAATAATTGTAATGTGTTTGTGTATTTTTAGTGCTAAATAATATATTGTTAAGGTATATGCTCTCTGTCTTGCTATTAGGTGAAAAAATGGTTAGGTTTTGTTCACAAAGTATAAATGCATTTTTAGAGGGGGATGCATAAGTCAGGCCTTAATCATTAGGGGGATTTTATATGGTTGCCAGTGTTGGGCTGAAAAGGCGTGTTTTGCGCGATGATGTTGTAGAGCATATCGTCGACAGCATTTTGAACGGATACCTTAAGCCCGGAGACAAAATTATTGAGACAAGGATTTCACGCGAACTGCAGGTTAGTCAGGGAGCGGTTCGGGAAGCTATAAGGGATTTGACTGCTCGTGGTTTTGTCGAAACCGAGCCTTACAAAGGTTCCCGGGTAAAAATTCTGTCCTCAGGCGAGTTGTACGAATATTATGCCGTAAGGAGTGAACTGGAGCCTTTGGCTCTGGGGTGGGGGTTTGAGCTTAACAGGATTGATGTTGATAAACTGGCGGATGCAGCTGAAAGAATGTTTTCCGGTGTAGAGGAAAAGGATATGACTGTCGTGGGGCAGGCTGATCTTGATTTTCACCGGACCATAATGGAATGCTCCGGAAATGGTTCACTTGTCCGCTCATGGGAAGTTTTGGCCAATGATTACTGGATGTTTTCTCTTGCCAAAGAACATTTTGAAAAGGGTATGGATCTTAGCGTGCATGCACGTGAACATCTGAAAATAGTGGAGGCCATTAATATCGGTGACCTTGAGTTGATGAAAGAACTGCTCAAAGACCACTTCTCACTTTAAGCTTTTTTATGATTAAGTCTTAGCGCATTGCTGCGGCTATTCTTTGTTCTTGCTTGCGATATTTGTTGTGCCGGGTGGAGCGGATAAATGATTTTACTCCCTTCACCCCGCTGATGCCTGCGGCAATATGCTTGGCTGCTATTGCTTCATTTACGCTTGCGACTCTGCCCATTAGTATTACATTACATTGTATCGACTTTACTGCGATGCTGGCACCCCATACTGAGTCGTCATTAAGCAGAGCACTTTTAACCGCCATCTGGACTATGTAGTCATCCGCCCTGCTGCATGCGTTTTCATCCTCTGCGAAGAGGTAGGTTGTCAGGGAGTTCACGTTTTTCTTTTTTCGGACAATTTTACGGATACGCTTGAAATCTTCCTTTTCATCATATTCACCGATTACATAAACATTTCCGTTGTAAGCATAGGTGCTCAGGTCCATTATGTTCAGTCCTGCAGTATTGAGAATGTCGCCCTGGATGCTTGTTTCCAGCATTTCGTCTTCAATTATGGTCTGGAACCCCCGTTCATCAGTGCTGATTGCATATGCATTATAAACCGACCCGACTGAAGATGGTATCATCATGGGTCCTGGTAAGGGGGGTATGAGTATTGAGGCTGAGCAACCGCTCATGCAGGTAATTGCCAGCAGAGCAAAGCAAGTAATTAGTGTCCGCATCTCGTCATCATCCTTGATTAGAGGTTCTGAGACCGGTAAAAGCAAAACACATGCCGTTTTGGCTAAAATATATTTATGTTAATAAATTTAATATCTTGGATGCTCTGTTCAGATATGTGTGTTTATTCATTATATGGGCCTGCCAATTTTTTGAAAGCTCTTTTTGCAATTGCGGGTTGCTTTTTATGAAATCGATTTTGTCAGGTATTTCAGCTGGAGTTGTAAAGGTGCAATGTTCAAGAAGATCTTCCGGGAAAATTGAAGAACCGGATGTGTTGTCACTGAGCAGGAAACCTCCTGTAGCCCACACGTCAAAATTGCGCTGAGTCAGGCCGCAGGGGAGTAGCGGACTGGTCATGTTAAGGTTGATCCCGGCGCCGGAATATATCCCCGGCAGGGTGGTGAAATAATCTATCGGCGGGCGCAATTCTGCATCAGGGAGGTATTTTTTCCAGCCATCATCGCCGAAAACAGTAAGATCCTTTCCTGCGTTTTGCAGTGCCAGAACTCTCCAGATCAGCCCCGATTGTTCCGCCTTGAAGCCTAAAGACCGTATTTCCCGGCCCGGCCAGAATTTTTCCAGTCCATCTTTTCCTGCCCACCATGCGAAATCCGGTTTAGAGTTATTCTTAATGGCTCTTAGAGCCGCTTTTTCATCTTCTGCATCAAAAGTACACCCGGAGAAGAAATTGTCTTTTGCCGGAAAGCTGGAGCGTCCCACGAAAACTGTGCGTTCATTAAGCTGTGGGTATGGTGGAACCTTGTTGTTGAAAATCTCTGGGTCTGTGGCAAGTGGCAGGTGGGTTACGTGTTTGGCGCCATGTTTTTCAAGGGCGGAAATGAACCAGTGGTCTGTTACAAACAGATGGATTTCACGCCAGTATGTTGATTTGATGCCGGAAAGGATATGGAAGGGGTTGTCCACCATCCAGACCGCAATTTTTACCCCGGCTTCGCGGAGCATAAAATAAGTTTCCCCTGCATTGTCCAGCCCGTTGAAGTTAATGCTCAGGACTAATTCTGGCAGTTCGCCGGTCAGTAGATTGAGCAGGTTTTTGCGCATTGCATCTGGATCGATAACCTTGTAAGAGAACCCCTCAACCTTGAAAGCGCGGCAGAGTTCCGGGATCAGCAGGGACTTATCGTCACCTGGAATCCATACGGTCTTGCTGCGATTTTTGTGCATGATTTCGGATCTTGCCATGGTGAGCCCGGCCAGCAGCGGTTCCCAGAATGATGGGAAGAGACGTTTACCGGGTGTGAAGAGTATTACCCTGAAATCAGACAGGTCCGGTGCTTCATTCTCACTGATTTGCTTAAATCCAGCCGGGATTGTATACCCGTCGGGCAGTTGTGCGGTTAGCGCGGGGCATTCTATGTAATATTTTTCTGCCTGCGGGAACATGTTCGCTGCCAGATCCGGTTCAGGACCGAGTCCTAGGAACAGGATTTTCCCCTTGCCGCCGAGGTCTTGAAAATATCTTTCTCCTTCGGGAAGGGATTGCAGCTGGCCTGCTTCGTTTTTTATGCGGATTCTTTCAGGGCGTTGCATTGCTTTACGATACTTGGCTTGCAGGCCGTAATAAGTTAATTTCCAGTCATCTTATAACGCAGTCGGTTGCAAATGTCTTTTGCGGATCACTGCGAAACTGAAATCAGATTATGAAACAATATCGCGATCATTATTTTAAAAGGGCCAAAAAGGAAAACTATCCTGCCCGTTCCGTATACAAGCTTCAGGAATTGGACAAGCGTTTCAAGGTCTTCGAAAAGGGCCAGAATGTTATGGATCTTGGGGCTGCTCCCGGTTCATGGACCCTTTTTGCCGCCAAGAAAGTCGGAGACAGCGGACGTGTGCTTGCAGTAGATATCCAGTCCACTGAAACCGTATTCCCGGATAACGCAACTTTCCTGCAGGCCGATGTATTTGAGGATTCACCGGAACTGCTGGCTGCAATGGATAAGCAGTTGCCGTATGACCTTATCATCAGTGACATGGCGCCCAAGACAACCGGGGTGAAGTTTGCCGATCAGGCTAATTCTCTTGAGCTTTGCGAACGTGCGCGTGACATAGTGCCCAGCAGGCTTAAAAAGGGCGGTCATTTTATCGTTAAAATTTTCGACGGACCTGACGTTAAAGAATATATCGATTCCTTGCGCAAGATGTTTTCCAAGGTAAAAAGATTCAAGCCGAAGAGCTGTAGAGAGGAAAGCAAGGAGTTCTTTATAGTCGGACTTGGCTTTCGCGGCGGAGAAGGGTAAGAAGACTGGTTCATTAAGCAGATGCGCTTCGCATTTTTGATTAAAAGATTTCGCTTTCGGCGGACAAAGGAGCTAAGTCCCTTTGGAATCTCTACCAGGGGTTTTATCTTTTATCTTTGACAGTTTTGCGTCCATGACGGCGAAGCCTTAATAAATGGGTTTAAGCCCCGGAGGGATAGCCGAGAGGCCCGCCGGAGGCATCATTATATAAATACTGTCCCATCAAAAAAATATAAGGCGGGACTTTGATATTCTCAGGAGGAAAAAATGGCCGGACATAGTAAATGGGCTAACATTCAGCACAGAAAAGGTAGACAGGACGCCAAGCGCGGTAAGATTTTCACCAAAATGGCCAAGGATATCATCCTTGCGGCCAAGGGCGGAGGCGATCCGACAATGAACCCCTCCCTGCGTCTTGCCATCTCCAAGGCAAAAGCAGTGAACATGCCCAATGATAAGATCGATACCGCTATCAAAAAAGGTACCGGTGAGCTGGCCGGCGGTGATATCGCTGAGGTCATGTACGAGGGATACGGTCCCGGCGGTGTAGCTGTGCTTATCGAAGCAGCAACCGACAACAAGAACCGTACTGTTGCTGAAGTGCGTCATGCTCTGGGCAAGGGCGGCGGCTCCATGGGTGAAGCCGGCTGTGTTGCATGGATGTTCGACAAAAAAGGCGTCATGGTCTTTGATGCTGAAGAATATACCGAAGATCAGCTGCTGGAAATCGGTCTTGAAGGCGGTGCCGAGGACGTAATCGCTGAAGACGATACTCTTGAAGTTCACTGCGCTCCCGAAGATTTCACCGCAGTTCAGAAGGCTTTTGAAGCAGCCGAGTGTGAAGCAAAAAGCTCCGACCTCGCTTTCGTACCTAAGAACCTCGTAGAAGTAGACGTTCCCACTGCCAAAAAGCTTATGAACCTCATGGAAAAGCTGGAAGACAACGACGACGTACAGAACGTACATGTCAACGCTGATTTTCCTGATGAGCTGATGGATGAAATGGAAGACTAGATGGGCGAATCCGGTATTGTAATCATCGGCATTGACCCCGGAACCCGCGTTACCGGCTACGGCATCGTGCGCGAGCTTTCCGGGCAGGTCACTCTTATTGATGCCGGGACAATCCGGACAGATACTAAAAAGCCCATGTGCTCAAGGCTTGGGGAAATATATTCCCGAATAGCCGAGCTTATAAAAGACCATTCACCGGATGAGGCGGCAATCGAAAATGCGTTTGTCGCCTCTAATCCGGCTTCGGCTCTTAAGCTGGGGCAGGCCCGTGGCGCGGCCATGGCAGCCTGTGCGGTGTCCGGTCTTGTCGTTTCCGGGTATGAACCAACCAAGGTCAAACAGAACCTTGTGGGCAGCGGAAGGGCGGATAAGTCTCAGGTCGCTTTCATGGTGGAACGTATCCTCGGGGTGAAAAACACCAAGTGGGCCAACGATACCACCGATGCTCTGGGCATTGCGATCTGTCATCTTAATGAACGAAGATTCGCAAAGGTAACCGGAAAATGATCGCCTATATCCACGGTAAGCTCTTAGAGGCCACAGATAAGTCCTGCATTATTCTCACTCCCGGCGGAGTCGGGTACGAACTTTTTTTGACTCTTTCCGCTATATCCACCCTGCCGGTCTCCGGTTCGGATGTTACTTTTTACGTTCATTCCGTGATTCGCGAGGACGCCTTTGATCTCTACGGTTTCCCCTGCTTTGATGACCGTGAGGTTTTCCGCACCCTTATTTCTGTCGACCGTCTCGGTCCCAAAAAAGCATTGGCGATCCTTTCCCAGTTCGGTCCCAAGGATTTGCAGGATCTCGTTTTCCGCGAGGATGTGAAGACCCTGTCCATCGTCCCCGGCATCGGTCCAAAGTCTGCGCGGCAGATTTTATGGTCCCTGAAAGACAAGATGGAGACTCTCAAGTCTGCTACTGTGCGTAGCGGAGCCTGTCCTGTGGAAGGTGACCGCAGTGAATTTCTTGATGCCCTTTCCGGTCTGCGTAATCTCGGTTACGGGGATGATGAAGTTCGTGATTTCCTCAAGGTCATTTTTGAGGATGAGCCCGATCTTGACGCCGGTGGAGCTATCCGCGTAGCTTTGAAAAAGATTTCCCAGAAAAAGTAATATCTCAGCAGGCAGTACCGGAATATGATGGAAAATAACGGTTCGGACGATCACATCAGACCGCAACGGCTGACCGATTTTATCGGTCAGGACGATCTGCGCGACAACCTCGATGTCTTCATTCAGGCTGCGCGCGGGCGCGGTAATGCTATGGACCATGCTCTTTTCTACGGCAACCCCGGTTTGGGTAAAACCACCCTTGCCCGGATTATCGCCTCCGAGCTGGGGGTCAATCTTATCTCCACCTCCGGCCCTGTTCTGGAACGCAGCGGTGACCTTGCAGCTATCCTGACCAACCTTTCCCGTAATGATATTCTTTTCATCGACGAAATCCACCGAGTACCCGCTACAGTTGAGGAAGTGCTTTATCCGGCCATGGAGGATTTCAACATCGACCTTATCATCGGGCAGGGACCAGCCGCCCGTACAGTGAAAATAGATCTTGAGCCGTTTACTCTAGTAGGGGCCACTACCCGTTTGGGGTTGCTCACATCCCCGCTGCGGGACCGTTTCGGCTGTATCTTCCGTCTTGAATTTTATTCCCCCGAAGAGTTGGCCCGAATTGTCATCCGCGCTGCCCGAATTTTTGATCTCAAGGTTACCGAAGAAGGTGCGTTGATCATAGGAAAGCGTTCTCGCGGCACACCCCGTATAGCAAACCGCCTCCTGCGCCGGGTGCGGGATTTCGCCACTGTGCATGGGGATGGAGTAGTCTCCGGCGAGCTGGCTGACATGGCGTTGAACAAGCTGGATGTCGATCCGCTCGGCCTTGACTATATGGACCGCAAAATCCTTTCTATTTTGATTGATCAGTTTGGTGGCGGTCCCGTAGGGGTAAAGACAATTGCCGTGGCCTGTTCAGAGGAAGTACGCACAATCGAGGAGATTTACGAGCCGTATCTTATCCAGTGCGGTTTCATGAAGCGCACATCGCGTGGGCGTGTTGCTACTGCACGTGCTTACCAGCATCTCCAGAAGACTGCTTCCGGGGGGCAGGGAAGTCTGTTTTAGAACTTCTGGAGTTTTATCTTTTCTTCCGATTTATATTTTCAATTTGATTTTATGATTCCGATGGCCGTTATTTGTTGATTTCAGTCTGTTATTGGAGGGAGAAAATGACTGTAAGAGTAAAGTTGATAATTGTTTTGACC encodes the following:
- the ruvC gene encoding crossover junction endodeoxyribonuclease RuvC, encoding MGESGIVIIGIDPGTRVTGYGIVRELSGQVTLIDAGTIRTDTKKPMCSRLGEIYSRIAELIKDHSPDEAAIENAFVASNPASALKLGQARGAAMAACAVSGLVVSGYEPTKVKQNLVGSGRADKSQVAFMVERILGVKNTKWANDTTDALGIAICHLNERRFAKVTGK
- a CDS encoding RlmE family RNA methyltransferase; its protein translation is MKQYRDHYFKRAKKENYPARSVYKLQELDKRFKVFEKGQNVMDLGAAPGSWTLFAAKKVGDSGRVLAVDIQSTETVFPDNATFLQADVFEDSPELLAAMDKQLPYDLIISDMAPKTTGVKFADQANSLELCERARDIVPSRLKKGGHFIVKIFDGPDVKEYIDSLRKMFSKVKRFKPKSCREESKEFFIVGLGFRGGEG
- the ruvA gene encoding Holliday junction branch migration protein RuvA, yielding MIAYIHGKLLEATDKSCIILTPGGVGYELFLTLSAISTLPVSGSDVTFYVHSVIREDAFDLYGFPCFDDREVFRTLISVDRLGPKKALAILSQFGPKDLQDLVFREDVKTLSIVPGIGPKSARQILWSLKDKMETLKSATVRSGACPVEGDRSEFLDALSGLRNLGYGDDEVRDFLKVIFEDEPDLDAGGAIRVALKKISQKK
- a CDS encoding YebC/PmpR family DNA-binding transcriptional regulator; its protein translation is MAGHSKWANIQHRKGRQDAKRGKIFTKMAKDIILAAKGGGDPTMNPSLRLAISKAKAVNMPNDKIDTAIKKGTGELAGGDIAEVMYEGYGPGGVAVLIEAATDNKNRTVAEVRHALGKGGGSMGEAGCVAWMFDKKGVMVFDAEEYTEDQLLEIGLEGGAEDVIAEDDTLEVHCAPEDFTAVQKAFEAAECEAKSSDLAFVPKNLVEVDVPTAKKLMNLMEKLEDNDDVQNVHVNADFPDELMDEMED
- a CDS encoding BON domain-containing protein → MMIPSSVGSVYNAYAISTDERGFQTIIEDEMLETSIQGDILNTAGLNIMDLSTYAYNGNVYVIGEYDEKEDFKRIRKIVRKKKNVNSLTTYLFAEDENACSRADDYIVQMAVKSALLNDDSVWGASIAVKSIQCNVILMGRVASVNEAIAAKHIAAGISGVKGVKSFIRSTRHNKYRKQEQRIAAAMR
- a CDS encoding DUF3880 domain-containing protein — encoded protein: MQRPERIRIKNEAGQLQSLPEGERYFQDLGGKGKILFLGLGPEPDLAANMFPQAEKYYIECPALTAQLPDGYTIPAGFKQISENEAPDLSDFRVILFTPGKRLFPSFWEPLLAGLTMARSEIMHKNRSKTVWIPGDDKSLLIPELCRAFKVEGFSYKVIDPDAMRKNLLNLLTGELPELVLSINFNGLDNAGETYFMLREAGVKIAVWMVDNPFHILSGIKSTYWREIHLFVTDHWFISALEKHGAKHVTHLPLATDPEIFNNKVPPYPQLNERTVFVGRSSFPAKDNFFSGCTFDAEDEKAALRAIKNNSKPDFAWWAGKDGLEKFWPGREIRSLGFKAEQSGLIWRVLALQNAGKDLTVFGDDGWKKYLPDAELRPPIDYFTTLPGIYSGAGINLNMTSPLLPCGLTQRNFDVWATGGFLLSDNTSGSSIFPEDLLEHCTFTTPAEIPDKIDFIKSNPQLQKELSKNWQAHIMNKHTYLNRASKILNLLT
- the ruvB gene encoding Holliday junction branch migration DNA helicase RuvB — encoded protein: MMENNGSDDHIRPQRLTDFIGQDDLRDNLDVFIQAARGRGNAMDHALFYGNPGLGKTTLARIIASELGVNLISTSGPVLERSGDLAAILTNLSRNDILFIDEIHRVPATVEEVLYPAMEDFNIDLIIGQGPAARTVKIDLEPFTLVGATTRLGLLTSPLRDRFGCIFRLEFYSPEELARIVIRAARIFDLKVTEEGALIIGKRSRGTPRIANRLLRRVRDFATVHGDGVVSGELADMALNKLDVDPLGLDYMDRKILSILIDQFGGGPVGVKTIAVACSEEVRTIEEIYEPYLIQCGFMKRTSRGRVATARAYQHLQKTASGGQGSLF
- a CDS encoding GntR family transcriptional regulator gives rise to the protein MVASVGLKRRVLRDDVVEHIVDSILNGYLKPGDKIIETRISRELQVSQGAVREAIRDLTARGFVETEPYKGSRVKILSSGELYEYYAVRSELEPLALGWGFELNRIDVDKLADAAERMFSGVEEKDMTVVGQADLDFHRTIMECSGNGSLVRSWEVLANDYWMFSLAKEHFEKGMDLSVHAREHLKIVEAINIGDLELMKELLKDHFSL